In the Gossypium arboreum isolate Shixiya-1 chromosome 10, ASM2569848v2, whole genome shotgun sequence genome, one interval contains:
- the LOC108489219 gene encoding pentatricopeptide repeat-containing protein At1g09900 isoform X2: protein MGVEDSRELSLFADNNGGYQRNRSLKFDGFDEIEEEEGDNCRTDDDFVVLNSYNEQTEDVWRIELEEDELRHPLVREICRLIQCRSAWNAKLERDMRHLLRSLKPRQVCAVLLSQDDERVALQFFYWADRQWRYRHNPIVYYAMLEILSKTKLCQGAKRVLRLMARRGIECQPEAFGYLMVSYSRAGNLRNAMKVLTLMQKAGVELNLGLCNTAIHVLVMANKLEKALRFFERMQIVGIIPNVVTYNCLIKGYCNVNQVENALQLISDMSSKNCSPDKVSFYTIMSFFCKEKQVKEVRDLMEKMVKESNLFPDMVTYDTLIHILSKHGHADEALEFLQEAEARGFQIDKVGHSAIVHAYCKQGKMDEAKGIVSEMLSKGCNPDVVTYTAVVDGFCRVGKLEQAKKMLQHMYKHGCKPNTVSYTALLTGLCRNGSSLQAREMLTSSEEEFWTPNAITYSAVMHGLRKEGKLSEACDVVKEMISKGFFPNPVEINLIIESLCQEGKMNDAKRFLEECLNKGCAVNVVNFTTLIHGYCQKDNLEAALSLLDDMYLSNKHPDAVTYTAIIDALGKNGRIEEATDLTMKMLKKGLLPTPVTYRTVIHRYCQMGKVEDLLKLLEKMLSRQNCKTAYNQVIEKLCSFGSLQEADKLLSRVLKTASRNDANTCNMLLESYLSKGMPLSAYKVACRMFNRNLIPNLKLSDKLSKRLMSEGKSAEADNLMLRFVERGHLSPQCE, encoded by the coding sequence ATGGGTGTTGAAGACTCTAGGGAGTTGAGTTTGTTTGCTGACAATAATGGTGGGTATCAAAGGAATCGAAGCCTGAAATTTGATGGCTTTGATGAAATTGAAGAGGAAGAAGGAGATAATTGTCGTACTGATGATGATTTTGTGGTATTGAATTCATATAATGAGCAAACAGAGGATGTATGGAGAATTGAGTTAGAGGAGGATGAACTTAGGCATCCTTTGGTGAGAGAGATTTGTAGGTTGATTCAATGTAGGTCGGCTTGGAATGCAAAGCTTGAACGTGATATGAGGCACTTACTAAGAAGTCTCAAACCTCGTCAAGTTTGTGCTGTTTTGCTCTCTCAGGATGATGAACGTGTAGCTTTGCAGTTCTTTTATTGGGCTGATCGGCAATGGCGGTACCGTCACAACCCGATTGTATATTATGCAATGCTTGAGATCCTTAGTAAGACTAAATTGTGTCAAGGTGCTAAACGGGTTCTTCGGCTCATGGCACGTAGAGGGATTGAGTGTCAGCCTGAAGCATTTGGTTATTTGATGGTGTCATATAGTAGGGCTGGCAACTTGAGGAACGCCATGAAGGTTTTGACTTTAATGCAAAAGGCTGGAGTTGAGCTGAATTTGGGATTATGTAATACTGCAATCCATGTTTTGGTGATGGCAAATAAGTTGGAGAAGGCACTGAGGTTCTTCGAAAGAATGCAAATTGTTGGAATTATCCCTAATGTTGTCACTTACAACTGTTTAATCAAGGGATACTGTAACGTAAATCAAGTTGAAAATGCATTGCAGCTGATTTCTGATATGTCATCAAAAAACTGTTCACCGGATAAAGTTAGTTTTTACACCATAATGAGTTTCTTTTGTAAAGAAAAACAAGTCAAAGAAGTGAGGGACTTAATGGAGAAGATGGTAAAAGAAAGTAATCTGTTTCCAGACATGGTTACGTATGACACTCTTATCCATATACTATCCAAGCATGGCCATGCAGATGAGGCACTTGAATTTTTACAGGAAGCTGAAGCCAGAGGATTTCAGATCGATAAGGTTGGGCATAGTGCAATAGTTCATGCGTACTGTAAACAGGGAAAAATGGACGAGGCAAAAGGTATTGTCAGTGAAATGTTGTCAAAGGGTTGCAATCCTGATGTGGTGACTTATACAGCTGTTGTCGATGGTTTTTGTCGTGTTGGGAAGCTGGAGCAAGCTAAAAAAATGCTTCAGCATATGTACAAGCATGGCTGCAAGCCAAACACTGTATCATACACAGCTTTATTAACCGGCCTTTGTCGGAATGGGAGTTCATTACAGGCAAGAGAGATGCTGACTAGTAGCGAGGAAGAGTTTTGGACCCCGAATGCCATCACTTATAGCGCTGTAATGCATGGGCTGCGTAAGGAAGGAAAATTATCTGAGGCGTGTGATGTAGTGAAGGAGATGATTAGCAAGGGCTTTTTCCCAAACCCGGTTGAAATTAACTTGATAATTGAGTCACTATGTCAAGAGGGGAAAATGAATGACGCTAAAAGGTTCTTGGAGGAATGTTTGAATAAAGGGTGTGCCGTTAACGTTGTAAATTTTACTACTCTTATTCATGGATATTGTCAAAAGGATAACTTGGAGGCTGCTTTGTCATTGCTTGATGATATGTATCTAAGTAACAAGCATCCTGATGCAGTCACTTATACAGCAATAATTGATGCACTTGGAAAGAACGGTAGAATAGAAGAAGCAACTGATCTTACCATGAAGATGCTAAAAAAAGGGTTGCTTCCAACACCTGTTACATACAGAACAGTCATTCACAGATATTGCCAGATGGGAAAGGTGGAAGATCTGTTGAAATTATTGGAAAAGATGCTTTCGAGGCAGAACTGCAAAACAGCGTATAATCAAGTTATTGAAAAGCTTTGTAGTTTTGGAAGCCTTCAGGAGGCTGATAAATTGTTGTCTAGGGTTTTGAAAACGGCATCCAGAAACGATGCTAATACCTGTAACATGCTTCTGGAAAGTTACTTGAGCAAAGGGATGCCTCTATCAGCGTATAAAGTTGCTTGTCGTATGTTTAACAGAAATCTGATTCCTAATCTTAAATTATCTGACAAGTTGAGTAAGAGACTCATGTCAGAAGGAAAATCTGCGGAGGCAGATAACCTCATGCTACGATTTGTT
- the LOC108489219 gene encoding pentatricopeptide repeat-containing protein At1g09900 isoform X1, translating into MHSGYFSYHRIQRILARRCPFVYIRFNAYLSSFSESNFNPGSHPVSDSNVSFVERDHFNEGNVDFGKFREMGVEDSRELSLFADNNGGYQRNRSLKFDGFDEIEEEEGDNCRTDDDFVVLNSYNEQTEDVWRIELEEDELRHPLVREICRLIQCRSAWNAKLERDMRHLLRSLKPRQVCAVLLSQDDERVALQFFYWADRQWRYRHNPIVYYAMLEILSKTKLCQGAKRVLRLMARRGIECQPEAFGYLMVSYSRAGNLRNAMKVLTLMQKAGVELNLGLCNTAIHVLVMANKLEKALRFFERMQIVGIIPNVVTYNCLIKGYCNVNQVENALQLISDMSSKNCSPDKVSFYTIMSFFCKEKQVKEVRDLMEKMVKESNLFPDMVTYDTLIHILSKHGHADEALEFLQEAEARGFQIDKVGHSAIVHAYCKQGKMDEAKGIVSEMLSKGCNPDVVTYTAVVDGFCRVGKLEQAKKMLQHMYKHGCKPNTVSYTALLTGLCRNGSSLQAREMLTSSEEEFWTPNAITYSAVMHGLRKEGKLSEACDVVKEMISKGFFPNPVEINLIIESLCQEGKMNDAKRFLEECLNKGCAVNVVNFTTLIHGYCQKDNLEAALSLLDDMYLSNKHPDAVTYTAIIDALGKNGRIEEATDLTMKMLKKGLLPTPVTYRTVIHRYCQMGKVEDLLKLLEKMLSRQNCKTAYNQVIEKLCSFGSLQEADKLLSRVLKTASRNDANTCNMLLESYLSKGMPLSAYKVACRMFNRNLIPNLKLSDKLSKRLMSEGKSAEADNLMLRFVERGHLSPQCE; encoded by the coding sequence ATGCACTCTGGTTACTTCTCTTATCATAGAATTCAGAGAATCCTAGCTCGTCGTTGCCCTTTTGTCTATATTAGATTTAATGCATATTTATCTTCGTTTTCAGAAAGTAATTTCAATCCTGGTTCTCATCCTGTGAGTGATTCTAATGTCAGTTTTGTGGAAAGAGATCATTTTAATGAGGGAAATGTTGATTTTGGTAAATTTAGAGAGATGGGTGTTGAAGACTCTAGGGAGTTGAGTTTGTTTGCTGACAATAATGGTGGGTATCAAAGGAATCGAAGCCTGAAATTTGATGGCTTTGATGAAATTGAAGAGGAAGAAGGAGATAATTGTCGTACTGATGATGATTTTGTGGTATTGAATTCATATAATGAGCAAACAGAGGATGTATGGAGAATTGAGTTAGAGGAGGATGAACTTAGGCATCCTTTGGTGAGAGAGATTTGTAGGTTGATTCAATGTAGGTCGGCTTGGAATGCAAAGCTTGAACGTGATATGAGGCACTTACTAAGAAGTCTCAAACCTCGTCAAGTTTGTGCTGTTTTGCTCTCTCAGGATGATGAACGTGTAGCTTTGCAGTTCTTTTATTGGGCTGATCGGCAATGGCGGTACCGTCACAACCCGATTGTATATTATGCAATGCTTGAGATCCTTAGTAAGACTAAATTGTGTCAAGGTGCTAAACGGGTTCTTCGGCTCATGGCACGTAGAGGGATTGAGTGTCAGCCTGAAGCATTTGGTTATTTGATGGTGTCATATAGTAGGGCTGGCAACTTGAGGAACGCCATGAAGGTTTTGACTTTAATGCAAAAGGCTGGAGTTGAGCTGAATTTGGGATTATGTAATACTGCAATCCATGTTTTGGTGATGGCAAATAAGTTGGAGAAGGCACTGAGGTTCTTCGAAAGAATGCAAATTGTTGGAATTATCCCTAATGTTGTCACTTACAACTGTTTAATCAAGGGATACTGTAACGTAAATCAAGTTGAAAATGCATTGCAGCTGATTTCTGATATGTCATCAAAAAACTGTTCACCGGATAAAGTTAGTTTTTACACCATAATGAGTTTCTTTTGTAAAGAAAAACAAGTCAAAGAAGTGAGGGACTTAATGGAGAAGATGGTAAAAGAAAGTAATCTGTTTCCAGACATGGTTACGTATGACACTCTTATCCATATACTATCCAAGCATGGCCATGCAGATGAGGCACTTGAATTTTTACAGGAAGCTGAAGCCAGAGGATTTCAGATCGATAAGGTTGGGCATAGTGCAATAGTTCATGCGTACTGTAAACAGGGAAAAATGGACGAGGCAAAAGGTATTGTCAGTGAAATGTTGTCAAAGGGTTGCAATCCTGATGTGGTGACTTATACAGCTGTTGTCGATGGTTTTTGTCGTGTTGGGAAGCTGGAGCAAGCTAAAAAAATGCTTCAGCATATGTACAAGCATGGCTGCAAGCCAAACACTGTATCATACACAGCTTTATTAACCGGCCTTTGTCGGAATGGGAGTTCATTACAGGCAAGAGAGATGCTGACTAGTAGCGAGGAAGAGTTTTGGACCCCGAATGCCATCACTTATAGCGCTGTAATGCATGGGCTGCGTAAGGAAGGAAAATTATCTGAGGCGTGTGATGTAGTGAAGGAGATGATTAGCAAGGGCTTTTTCCCAAACCCGGTTGAAATTAACTTGATAATTGAGTCACTATGTCAAGAGGGGAAAATGAATGACGCTAAAAGGTTCTTGGAGGAATGTTTGAATAAAGGGTGTGCCGTTAACGTTGTAAATTTTACTACTCTTATTCATGGATATTGTCAAAAGGATAACTTGGAGGCTGCTTTGTCATTGCTTGATGATATGTATCTAAGTAACAAGCATCCTGATGCAGTCACTTATACAGCAATAATTGATGCACTTGGAAAGAACGGTAGAATAGAAGAAGCAACTGATCTTACCATGAAGATGCTAAAAAAAGGGTTGCTTCCAACACCTGTTACATACAGAACAGTCATTCACAGATATTGCCAGATGGGAAAGGTGGAAGATCTGTTGAAATTATTGGAAAAGATGCTTTCGAGGCAGAACTGCAAAACAGCGTATAATCAAGTTATTGAAAAGCTTTGTAGTTTTGGAAGCCTTCAGGAGGCTGATAAATTGTTGTCTAGGGTTTTGAAAACGGCATCCAGAAACGATGCTAATACCTGTAACATGCTTCTGGAAAGTTACTTGAGCAAAGGGATGCCTCTATCAGCGTATAAAGTTGCTTGTCGTATGTTTAACAGAAATCTGATTCCTAATCTTAAATTATCTGACAAGTTGAGTAAGAGACTCATGTCAGAAGGAAAATCTGCGGAGGCAGATAACCTCATGCTACGATTTGTT